The sequence GCCAATAGAAAAGCATTAGCTTTGTAGCGGTTATGCTATGTGGAAATACTTGTTTTAATTATTTCCTTCATCTTCCTCACCAACGCCTTCATGTAGCTTTCAAAATTCTGTAAATATCATTTAGTTAGTTAGCAATTCATTTCAACACATTTTAATCCATATTTATCACAGTAGAAAGCAGTGCATTCCAGACCGGAAAAACGTGAAGGCACGACCCAATTGGTCGGTAGAAAAAACCCTGTTCACGAAAGCTCCTGTTTATCTGTGCTGCCTgtttacagattttttttttttttacaactgcaAATCTTTTGGCACAGGTTACACACAAAATTTGTGCTAAAACTGAGCACAGATTTGACATCTGCAAGTGTAGTTTTGATTCACAGAGAAGATTCCCCAGTCTTGTAACAGTTGAACTTTTCATCCATCCCCttgccccgacccgggcgcgaaccagggaccctctgcacacatcaacaacagtcacccacgaagcatcgttacccatcgctccacataaaccgcggcccttgcagagcaaggggaaccactacttcaaggtctcaaagcgagtgacgtaaccgattgaaacgctattagcgcgcaccaccgctaactagctagccatttcacatccgttacagtcGCAATTAGTATATTATTTACATTCATTCTCAAATGCATGCTTGCAAATCTTATGGAATTTATTCACATATCAGTACCTGTTTGCAAGTGTTGTTAAATTTATTCTCAAAATAAGTTACATGTTTTCAAATATTGTTTACAACTACAAAACTCAGTATACAGGTGTaactgtcgttctgcctctgagcatggcagttaatccactgttccccgggcgacGAAGATGTCgataaggcagcccccccccgcacctctctgattcagttgggttaaatgcggaagacacatttcagttgaatacattcagttggacaactgactaggtatccccctttcccaacTGTTATTTTACATGTGTAAATCATACTTTACATGCTTGTGTATAATTAAGTAATGATTCTAGCTCTATAGAGGCGGGGCAGAAAGCCAGACGGGGAGGAGAAGTAGGGGGGGTTCATCTGCCTGCCCCTTTATCTAAAGCTCTTCACCGAAGGAGAGACTGCCATTCAACTTGAACCGACTGGTGCCTTGAGCTAACCAACCAACAACATTTCAAGCCTGCTACCTTTCAACAAATAACGTTTTTTTgttaattgtattattatttgtagTTAATTTCAGGAGGACCATAATGAACGTCTTATAGCCGACTACTGAAAACGGGTGGATTTTTACTGACCTCAATCTCAAGATGTCTATACTGCCATTCACCCCCCCGATTGTGAAGAGGCTTTTAGGCTGGAAAAGGGGTGAACAGATACAtggacaggaggagaaatggtGTGAAAAGGCAGTGAAAAGTCTTGTAAAGAAATTGAAGAAGACAGGACAGCTGGACGAGTTGGAGAAGGCCATCACGACCCAGAATATCAACACCAAATGCATTACCATACCAAGGTATAGGACTCCCCGCCGTAGTAACTCCCAGACAGGTAGCTAGCCAGCTGCTTAGCCAGGCTATCTTCTGGTTATACTGTTGTGatttagttaactagctagcaaagCCAGCTACTCCACCAGTAACTAGCTACTTGCTTTATTTAGCCTTATAACCATGAAAGACTTCATTATGTGATCAACAATGAGTGTGCTTAAATTGGCATATGCATTTGGGTGCGTTCGTAatttcgctctggctatctactccgatttcagagaaCTCTGGTCTGAGTGTcccagaataactgatgaatttacgagcGCTTAAAACACCCGTTGAACATGGCCTGTGTCGAAAAAAATGCGTATTTAAATTGTTggcagcagcacagttagtcaccaacgctctagataacatgaacg is a genomic window of Salvelinus namaycush isolate Seneca unplaced genomic scaffold, SaNama_1.0 Scaffold3687, whole genome shotgun sequence containing:
- the LOC120040614 gene encoding mothers against decapentaplegic homolog 3-like, encoding MSILPFTPPIVKRLLGWKRGEQIHGQEEKWCEKAVKSLVKKLKKTGQLDELEKAITTQNINTKCITIPRSLDGRLQVSHRKGLPHVIYSRLWRWPDLQSPHELRAIELCEYAFHTKKDEVCVNPYHYQRVETP